In Acipenser ruthenus chromosome 16, fAciRut3.2 maternal haplotype, whole genome shotgun sequence, the following proteins share a genomic window:
- the LOC117412204 gene encoding phosphatidylinositol-binding clathrin assembly protein-like isoform X1 gives MSGQSITDRIAAAQHSMTGSAISKAVYKATTHEVNGPKKKHMDYLIHCTNEMNVSIPQLADTLFERSASSSWVVVFKALITTHHLMMYGNERFIQYLASRNTLFNLNNFLDKGALQGYDMSTFIRRYSRYLNEKALSYRLVAVDFTKMKRGIDGVMRTMNAEKLIKTLPIIQNQLDALLDFEANPNELTNGVINTAFMLLFKDSIRLFAAYNEGVINLLEKYFDMKKNQCKEAVEMYKKFLYRMTKLSEFLKVAEQVGIDHGDIPDLTQAPSSLLEALEQHLASLEGKKTKEFSAASRASTLSSAVSTLSNTGMSFSRMDEKEKQQALEEEQARLQSLKEQRLKEIGMQTPTVSPISQSGGSANTSATTGLDLFSTPATAPSTNSMPNLASDLFDLQPAFVPTVQSTPAISTSVNTAWGGLDPRSMPQTVPLSAMNVDFDAVFGTKVANNDVKTTSGLDPLGDLLKPTVSTQSSSPAVGRQQQQQQQQQGGKLLANDLDSSLASLVGNLHFGGALAKPDMLWTQPGEKKLTGGTHWQSKTMSTTTAWNATPMAPAPVAVPQMNGVLYAGYPVPAPMAYPMAAPQVPMYGMGMVPQQIGTVPMMAPQPMMYSQPVLRPTNPFAPVPGAQMQFM, from the exons ATGTCGGGGCAGTCAATAACAGATCGGATCGCAGCGGCTCAGCACAGTATGACTGGATCTGCAATTAGTAAAGCGGTGTATAAGGCCACCACACACGAAGTCAATGGACCCAAAAAGAAGCATATGGatt ATCTGATCCATTGTACAAACGAGATGAATGTGAGCATCCCTCAGCTGGCAGACACTCTCTTTGAAAGGTCTGCGAGCAGCAGCTGGGTGGTCGTGTTTAAAGCACTGATCACAACCCACCACCTCATGATGTACGGAAACGAG cGTTTCATCCAGTACTTGGCTTCCAGAAATACTCTCTTTAACCTAAATAACTTCCTGGACAAAGGTGCATTGCAAG GCTATGACATGTCTACCTTTATCAGGCGCTACAGCCGGTACCTGAACGAAAAGGCCCTCTCCTATAGGCTCGTCGCTGTGGACTTCACCAAAATGAAGAGAGG AATCGATGGAGTTATGCGCACCATGAATGCAGAGAAGCTGATAAAGACCCTCCCGATTATTCAGAACCAGCTGGACGCACTGTTGGATTTTGAA GCGAACCCCAATGAGCTGACCAATGGGGTGATCAACACTGCCTTCATGTTGCTCTTCAAAGACTCCATCCGTCTCTTTGCAGCGTACAATGAGGGTGTCATCAACCTGCTGG AGAAATACTTTGACATGAAGAAGAACCAGTGTAAAGAAGCCGTGGAAATGTATAAGAAATTCCTCTACAGGATGACCAAGCTGTCTGAGTTTCTCAAAGTGGCTGAG CAAGTTGGAATTGATCATGGTGACATTCCAGATCTTACACAG GCCCCCAGCAGTCTGCTGGAAGCACTGGAGCAGCACCTGGCTTCTCTGGAGGGCAAGAAGACCAAGGAGTTCTCTGCAGCCAGCAG AGCAAGCACCCTGTCCAGTGCCGTGTCCACTCTGTCCAACACAGGCATGTCCTTCAGCAGAATGGACGAGAAGGAGAAGCAGCAGGCTCTGGAGGAGGAGCAGGCCAGGCTCCAGTCCCTCAAG GAACAGCGTTTGAAGGAAATCGGGATGCAGACTCCAACCGTGTCTCCCATTTCCCAGTCTGGGGGCAGTGCCAACACCAGCGCCACCACTGGCTTGGACCTCTTCTCAACCCCTGCCACTGCTCCCTCCACCAACAG CATGCCAAACCTTGCCAGCGACCTGTTCGACCTGCAGCCTGCGTTCGTCCCAACAGTGCAGAGCACTCCGGCCATCTCCACCTCCGTCAACACTGCCTGGGGAG GTTTGGACCCCCGCTCCATGCCACAGACTGTTCCATTATCCGCAATGAATGTAGATTTCGATGCTGTGTTCGGGACTAAAGTTGCCAATAACGATGTGAAGACCACAAGCG GGTTGGATCCGCTAGGTGATCTCCTGAAGCCCACAGTGTCGACACAGAGCAGCTCTCCAGCagtgggacggcagcagcagcagcagcagcagcagcagggaggcaAGCTGCTGGCTAACGACCTCGACTCCTCCCTCGCAAGCCTCGTGGGCA ATCTTCATTTTGGTGGTGCACTGGCCAA GCCAGATATGCTGTGGACCCAGCCTGGGGAGAAGAAGCTGACAGGCGGTACGCACTGGCAGTCTAAAACCATGTCCACCACCACCGCGTGGAACGCGACGCCCATGGCTCCAGCACCCGTGGCAGTACCGCAGATG AACGGAGTTCTCTATGCTGGCTAT CCAGTACCAGCACCCATGGCATACCCTATGGCAGCACCTCAAGTGCCTATGTATGGAATGGGAATG GTTCCCCAGCAGATAGGAACAGTCCCCATGATGGCCCCTCAGCCCATGATGTACAGCCAGCCGGTCCTGAGACCTACGAACCCCTTCGCACCCGTCCCTGGAGCACAG ATGCAGTTCATGTAG
- the LOC117412204 gene encoding phosphatidylinositol-binding clathrin assembly protein-like isoform X4 — translation MSGQSITDRIAAAQHSMTGSAISKAVYKATTHEVNGPKKKHMDYLIHCTNEMNVSIPQLADTLFERSASSSWVVVFKALITTHHLMMYGNERFIQYLASRNTLFNLNNFLDKGALQGYDMSTFIRRYSRYLNEKALSYRLVAVDFTKMKRGIDGVMRTMNAEKLIKTLPIIQNQLDALLDFEANPNELTNGVINTAFMLLFKDSIRLFAAYNEGVINLLEKYFDMKKNQCKEAVEMYKKFLYRMTKLSEFLKVAEQVGIDHGDIPDLTQAPSSLLEALEQHLASLEGKKTKEFSAASRASTLSSAVSTLSNTGMSFSRMDEKEKQQALEEEQARLQSLKEQRLKEIGMQTPTVSPISQSGGSANTSATTGLDLFSTPATAPSTNSMPNLASDLFDLQPAFVPTVQSTPAISTSVNTAWGGLDPRSMPQTVPLSAMNVDFDAVFGTKVANNDVKTTSGLDPLGDLLKPTVSTQSSSPAVGRQQQQQQQQQGGKLLANDLDSSLASLVGNLHFGGALAKPDMLWTQPGEKKLTGGTHWQSKTMSTTTAWNATPMAPAPVAVPQMPVPAPMAYPMAAPQVPMYGMGMVPQQIGTVPMMAPQPMMYSQPVLRPTNPFAPVPGAQMQFM, via the exons ATGTCGGGGCAGTCAATAACAGATCGGATCGCAGCGGCTCAGCACAGTATGACTGGATCTGCAATTAGTAAAGCGGTGTATAAGGCCACCACACACGAAGTCAATGGACCCAAAAAGAAGCATATGGatt ATCTGATCCATTGTACAAACGAGATGAATGTGAGCATCCCTCAGCTGGCAGACACTCTCTTTGAAAGGTCTGCGAGCAGCAGCTGGGTGGTCGTGTTTAAAGCACTGATCACAACCCACCACCTCATGATGTACGGAAACGAG cGTTTCATCCAGTACTTGGCTTCCAGAAATACTCTCTTTAACCTAAATAACTTCCTGGACAAAGGTGCATTGCAAG GCTATGACATGTCTACCTTTATCAGGCGCTACAGCCGGTACCTGAACGAAAAGGCCCTCTCCTATAGGCTCGTCGCTGTGGACTTCACCAAAATGAAGAGAGG AATCGATGGAGTTATGCGCACCATGAATGCAGAGAAGCTGATAAAGACCCTCCCGATTATTCAGAACCAGCTGGACGCACTGTTGGATTTTGAA GCGAACCCCAATGAGCTGACCAATGGGGTGATCAACACTGCCTTCATGTTGCTCTTCAAAGACTCCATCCGTCTCTTTGCAGCGTACAATGAGGGTGTCATCAACCTGCTGG AGAAATACTTTGACATGAAGAAGAACCAGTGTAAAGAAGCCGTGGAAATGTATAAGAAATTCCTCTACAGGATGACCAAGCTGTCTGAGTTTCTCAAAGTGGCTGAG CAAGTTGGAATTGATCATGGTGACATTCCAGATCTTACACAG GCCCCCAGCAGTCTGCTGGAAGCACTGGAGCAGCACCTGGCTTCTCTGGAGGGCAAGAAGACCAAGGAGTTCTCTGCAGCCAGCAG AGCAAGCACCCTGTCCAGTGCCGTGTCCACTCTGTCCAACACAGGCATGTCCTTCAGCAGAATGGACGAGAAGGAGAAGCAGCAGGCTCTGGAGGAGGAGCAGGCCAGGCTCCAGTCCCTCAAG GAACAGCGTTTGAAGGAAATCGGGATGCAGACTCCAACCGTGTCTCCCATTTCCCAGTCTGGGGGCAGTGCCAACACCAGCGCCACCACTGGCTTGGACCTCTTCTCAACCCCTGCCACTGCTCCCTCCACCAACAG CATGCCAAACCTTGCCAGCGACCTGTTCGACCTGCAGCCTGCGTTCGTCCCAACAGTGCAGAGCACTCCGGCCATCTCCACCTCCGTCAACACTGCCTGGGGAG GTTTGGACCCCCGCTCCATGCCACAGACTGTTCCATTATCCGCAATGAATGTAGATTTCGATGCTGTGTTCGGGACTAAAGTTGCCAATAACGATGTGAAGACCACAAGCG GGTTGGATCCGCTAGGTGATCTCCTGAAGCCCACAGTGTCGACACAGAGCAGCTCTCCAGCagtgggacggcagcagcagcagcagcagcagcagcagggaggcaAGCTGCTGGCTAACGACCTCGACTCCTCCCTCGCAAGCCTCGTGGGCA ATCTTCATTTTGGTGGTGCACTGGCCAA GCCAGATATGCTGTGGACCCAGCCTGGGGAGAAGAAGCTGACAGGCGGTACGCACTGGCAGTCTAAAACCATGTCCACCACCACCGCGTGGAACGCGACGCCCATGGCTCCAGCACCCGTGGCAGTACCGCAGATG CCAGTACCAGCACCCATGGCATACCCTATGGCAGCACCTCAAGTGCCTATGTATGGAATGGGAATG GTTCCCCAGCAGATAGGAACAGTCCCCATGATGGCCCCTCAGCCCATGATGTACAGCCAGCCGGTCCTGAGACCTACGAACCCCTTCGCACCCGTCCCTGGAGCACAG ATGCAGTTCATGTAG
- the LOC117412204 gene encoding phosphatidylinositol-binding clathrin assembly protein-like isoform X2: protein MSGQSITDRIAAAQHSMTGSAISKAVYKATTHEVNGPKKKHMDYLIHCTNEMNVSIPQLADTLFERSASSSWVVVFKALITTHHLMMYGNERFIQYLASRNTLFNLNNFLDKGALQGYDMSTFIRRYSRYLNEKALSYRLVAVDFTKMKRGIDGVMRTMNAEKLIKTLPIIQNQLDALLDFEANPNELTNGVINTAFMLLFKDSIRLFAAYNEGVINLLEKYFDMKKNQCKEAVEMYKKFLYRMTKLSEFLKVAEQVGIDHGDIPDLTQAPSSLLEALEQHLASLEGKKTKEFSAASRASTLSSAVSTLSNTGMSFSRMDEKEKQQALEEEQARLQSLKRLKEIGMQTPTVSPISQSGGSANTSATTGLDLFSTPATAPSTNSMPNLASDLFDLQPAFVPTVQSTPAISTSVNTAWGGLDPRSMPQTVPLSAMNVDFDAVFGTKVANNDVKTTSGLDPLGDLLKPTVSTQSSSPAVGRQQQQQQQQQGGKLLANDLDSSLASLVGNLHFGGALAKPDMLWTQPGEKKLTGGTHWQSKTMSTTTAWNATPMAPAPVAVPQMNGVLYAGYPVPAPMAYPMAAPQVPMYGMGMVPQQIGTVPMMAPQPMMYSQPVLRPTNPFAPVPGAQMQFM from the exons ATGTCGGGGCAGTCAATAACAGATCGGATCGCAGCGGCTCAGCACAGTATGACTGGATCTGCAATTAGTAAAGCGGTGTATAAGGCCACCACACACGAAGTCAATGGACCCAAAAAGAAGCATATGGatt ATCTGATCCATTGTACAAACGAGATGAATGTGAGCATCCCTCAGCTGGCAGACACTCTCTTTGAAAGGTCTGCGAGCAGCAGCTGGGTGGTCGTGTTTAAAGCACTGATCACAACCCACCACCTCATGATGTACGGAAACGAG cGTTTCATCCAGTACTTGGCTTCCAGAAATACTCTCTTTAACCTAAATAACTTCCTGGACAAAGGTGCATTGCAAG GCTATGACATGTCTACCTTTATCAGGCGCTACAGCCGGTACCTGAACGAAAAGGCCCTCTCCTATAGGCTCGTCGCTGTGGACTTCACCAAAATGAAGAGAGG AATCGATGGAGTTATGCGCACCATGAATGCAGAGAAGCTGATAAAGACCCTCCCGATTATTCAGAACCAGCTGGACGCACTGTTGGATTTTGAA GCGAACCCCAATGAGCTGACCAATGGGGTGATCAACACTGCCTTCATGTTGCTCTTCAAAGACTCCATCCGTCTCTTTGCAGCGTACAATGAGGGTGTCATCAACCTGCTGG AGAAATACTTTGACATGAAGAAGAACCAGTGTAAAGAAGCCGTGGAAATGTATAAGAAATTCCTCTACAGGATGACCAAGCTGTCTGAGTTTCTCAAAGTGGCTGAG CAAGTTGGAATTGATCATGGTGACATTCCAGATCTTACACAG GCCCCCAGCAGTCTGCTGGAAGCACTGGAGCAGCACCTGGCTTCTCTGGAGGGCAAGAAGACCAAGGAGTTCTCTGCAGCCAGCAG AGCAAGCACCCTGTCCAGTGCCGTGTCCACTCTGTCCAACACAGGCATGTCCTTCAGCAGAATGGACGAGAAGGAGAAGCAGCAGGCTCTGGAGGAGGAGCAGGCCAGGCTCCAGTCCCTCAAG CGTTTGAAGGAAATCGGGATGCAGACTCCAACCGTGTCTCCCATTTCCCAGTCTGGGGGCAGTGCCAACACCAGCGCCACCACTGGCTTGGACCTCTTCTCAACCCCTGCCACTGCTCCCTCCACCAACAG CATGCCAAACCTTGCCAGCGACCTGTTCGACCTGCAGCCTGCGTTCGTCCCAACAGTGCAGAGCACTCCGGCCATCTCCACCTCCGTCAACACTGCCTGGGGAG GTTTGGACCCCCGCTCCATGCCACAGACTGTTCCATTATCCGCAATGAATGTAGATTTCGATGCTGTGTTCGGGACTAAAGTTGCCAATAACGATGTGAAGACCACAAGCG GGTTGGATCCGCTAGGTGATCTCCTGAAGCCCACAGTGTCGACACAGAGCAGCTCTCCAGCagtgggacggcagcagcagcagcagcagcagcagcagggaggcaAGCTGCTGGCTAACGACCTCGACTCCTCCCTCGCAAGCCTCGTGGGCA ATCTTCATTTTGGTGGTGCACTGGCCAA GCCAGATATGCTGTGGACCCAGCCTGGGGAGAAGAAGCTGACAGGCGGTACGCACTGGCAGTCTAAAACCATGTCCACCACCACCGCGTGGAACGCGACGCCCATGGCTCCAGCACCCGTGGCAGTACCGCAGATG AACGGAGTTCTCTATGCTGGCTAT CCAGTACCAGCACCCATGGCATACCCTATGGCAGCACCTCAAGTGCCTATGTATGGAATGGGAATG GTTCCCCAGCAGATAGGAACAGTCCCCATGATGGCCCCTCAGCCCATGATGTACAGCCAGCCGGTCCTGAGACCTACGAACCCCTTCGCACCCGTCCCTGGAGCACAG ATGCAGTTCATGTAG
- the LOC117412204 gene encoding phosphatidylinositol-binding clathrin assembly protein-like isoform X3, with protein MSGQSITDRIAAAQHSMTGSAISKAVYKATTHEVNGPKKKHMDYLIHCTNEMNVSIPQLADTLFERSASSSWVVVFKALITTHHLMMYGNERFIQYLASRNTLFNLNNFLDKGALQGYDMSTFIRRYSRYLNEKALSYRLVAVDFTKMKRGIDGVMRTMNAEKLIKTLPIIQNQLDALLDFEANPNELTNGVINTAFMLLFKDSIRLFAAYNEGVINLLEKYFDMKKNQCKEAVEMYKKFLYRMTKLSEFLKVAEQVGIDHGDIPDLTQAPSSLLEALEQHLASLEGKKTKEFSAASRASTLSSAVSTLSNTGMSFSRMDEKEKQQALEEEQARLQSLKEQRLKEIGMQTPTVSPISQSGGSANTSATTGLDLFSTPATAPSTNSMPNLASDLFDLQPAFVPTVQSTPAISTSVNTAWGGLDPRSMPQTVPLSAMNVDFDAVFGTKVANNDVKTTSGDLLKPTVSTQSSSPAVGRQQQQQQQQQGGKLLANDLDSSLASLVGNLHFGGALAKPDMLWTQPGEKKLTGGTHWQSKTMSTTTAWNATPMAPAPVAVPQMNGVLYAGYPVPAPMAYPMAAPQVPMYGMGMVPQQIGTVPMMAPQPMMYSQPVLRPTNPFAPVPGAQMQFM; from the exons ATGTCGGGGCAGTCAATAACAGATCGGATCGCAGCGGCTCAGCACAGTATGACTGGATCTGCAATTAGTAAAGCGGTGTATAAGGCCACCACACACGAAGTCAATGGACCCAAAAAGAAGCATATGGatt ATCTGATCCATTGTACAAACGAGATGAATGTGAGCATCCCTCAGCTGGCAGACACTCTCTTTGAAAGGTCTGCGAGCAGCAGCTGGGTGGTCGTGTTTAAAGCACTGATCACAACCCACCACCTCATGATGTACGGAAACGAG cGTTTCATCCAGTACTTGGCTTCCAGAAATACTCTCTTTAACCTAAATAACTTCCTGGACAAAGGTGCATTGCAAG GCTATGACATGTCTACCTTTATCAGGCGCTACAGCCGGTACCTGAACGAAAAGGCCCTCTCCTATAGGCTCGTCGCTGTGGACTTCACCAAAATGAAGAGAGG AATCGATGGAGTTATGCGCACCATGAATGCAGAGAAGCTGATAAAGACCCTCCCGATTATTCAGAACCAGCTGGACGCACTGTTGGATTTTGAA GCGAACCCCAATGAGCTGACCAATGGGGTGATCAACACTGCCTTCATGTTGCTCTTCAAAGACTCCATCCGTCTCTTTGCAGCGTACAATGAGGGTGTCATCAACCTGCTGG AGAAATACTTTGACATGAAGAAGAACCAGTGTAAAGAAGCCGTGGAAATGTATAAGAAATTCCTCTACAGGATGACCAAGCTGTCTGAGTTTCTCAAAGTGGCTGAG CAAGTTGGAATTGATCATGGTGACATTCCAGATCTTACACAG GCCCCCAGCAGTCTGCTGGAAGCACTGGAGCAGCACCTGGCTTCTCTGGAGGGCAAGAAGACCAAGGAGTTCTCTGCAGCCAGCAG AGCAAGCACCCTGTCCAGTGCCGTGTCCACTCTGTCCAACACAGGCATGTCCTTCAGCAGAATGGACGAGAAGGAGAAGCAGCAGGCTCTGGAGGAGGAGCAGGCCAGGCTCCAGTCCCTCAAG GAACAGCGTTTGAAGGAAATCGGGATGCAGACTCCAACCGTGTCTCCCATTTCCCAGTCTGGGGGCAGTGCCAACACCAGCGCCACCACTGGCTTGGACCTCTTCTCAACCCCTGCCACTGCTCCCTCCACCAACAG CATGCCAAACCTTGCCAGCGACCTGTTCGACCTGCAGCCTGCGTTCGTCCCAACAGTGCAGAGCACTCCGGCCATCTCCACCTCCGTCAACACTGCCTGGGGAG GTTTGGACCCCCGCTCCATGCCACAGACTGTTCCATTATCCGCAATGAATGTAGATTTCGATGCTGTGTTCGGGACTAAAGTTGCCAATAACGATGTGAAGACCACAAGCG GTGATCTCCTGAAGCCCACAGTGTCGACACAGAGCAGCTCTCCAGCagtgggacggcagcagcagcagcagcagcagcagcagggaggcaAGCTGCTGGCTAACGACCTCGACTCCTCCCTCGCAAGCCTCGTGGGCA ATCTTCATTTTGGTGGTGCACTGGCCAA GCCAGATATGCTGTGGACCCAGCCTGGGGAGAAGAAGCTGACAGGCGGTACGCACTGGCAGTCTAAAACCATGTCCACCACCACCGCGTGGAACGCGACGCCCATGGCTCCAGCACCCGTGGCAGTACCGCAGATG AACGGAGTTCTCTATGCTGGCTAT CCAGTACCAGCACCCATGGCATACCCTATGGCAGCACCTCAAGTGCCTATGTATGGAATGGGAATG GTTCCCCAGCAGATAGGAACAGTCCCCATGATGGCCCCTCAGCCCATGATGTACAGCCAGCCGGTCCTGAGACCTACGAACCCCTTCGCACCCGTCCCTGGAGCACAG ATGCAGTTCATGTAG
- the LOC117963493 gene encoding cysteine and histidine-rich domain-containing protein 1-like: MALLCYNKGCGERYNQEENSDDACLYHSGYPIFHDALKGWSCCRKKTTDFSEFLSIKGCTRGRHSNEKPTEPMRPQVSSDKAGSERPPVDTEIIFSGPKSAEKLQRERPSSEEPKTKLPVTVSQSLKQALEKLRASETNEAAQKDSNVVIPGTRCKNSGCKTSYGGPETNAEACIHHPGAPVFHEGYKYWSCCCIKTTDFNAFLDQKGCTTGKHTWVQKKNKKMVACRHDWHQTGSQVVITVYAKNAVQEQSYIEANRTTLTIHIQFDGDKEFHQELHLWGVISVERSAVKMVPSKVELTLVKADAVSWGKLEDPRARTEQASESVEESGPSEEARPVWDDSDDDISISDSDEEYTK; the protein is encoded by the exons ATGGCTCTCCTCTGTTACAACAAAGGCTGTGGAGAAAGATACAACCAAGAGGAGAACTCTGATG ATGCCTGCCTCTATCACTCGGGGTACCCCATATTCCACGATGCCTTGAAG GGCTGGTCATGCTGTAGAAAAAAGACGACTGACTTCTCTGAGTTCCTGTCTATAAAG GGCTGCACTCGGGGTCGCCATAGCAACGAGAAGCCCACCGAGCCCATGCGGCCGCAGGTCAGCTCCGACAAGGCTGGCAGTGAGCGCCCCCCTGTGGACACCGAGATCATCTTCAGCGGTCCCAAGTCAGCGGAGAAGCTGCAGAGGGAGAGGCCCAG TTCTGAGGAGCCCAAGACCAAGCTGCCCGTCACAGTGTCCCAGTCTCTCAAACAGGCTCTGGAGAAACTGCGGGCATCCGAGACAAACGAAGCTGCCCAGAAAG ACAGTAATGTGGTGATCCCTGGAACCAGGTGCAAGAACTCGGGCTGCAAGACG TCTTACGGTGGTCCAGAGACAAACGCTGAGGCCTGTATCCATCACCCTGGGGCCCCTGTCTTCCATGAAGG GTATAAatactggagctgctgctgtatAAAAACCACTGACTTCAACGCCTTCCTGGATCAGAAGGGCTGCACCACAGGCAAACACACCTGGGTCCAGAAAAAA AACAAGAAGATGGTGGCGTGCCGGCATGATTGGCACCAGACGGGCAGCCAGGTGGTGATCACAGTGTATGCCAAGAACGCAGTGCAGGAGCAGTCCTACATCGAGGCCAACCGCACCACG CTGACCATCCACATCCAGTTTGACGGGGACAAAGAGTTTCACCAGGAACTCCATCTCTGGGGG GTGATCAGCGTGGAGCGGAGCGCTGTGAAAATGGTGCCCTCCAAGGTGGAGCTGACCCTGGTCAAGGCGGACGCCGTGTCCTGGGGCAAGCTGGAGGACCCGCGGGCGCGGACCGAGCAAGCGAGCGAGAGCGTGGAGGAGAGCGGGCCCAGCGAGGAGGCCAGGCCTGTCTGGGACGACTCCGATGACGATATCAGTATCAGCGACTCTGACGAGGAGTACACGAAATAG